A region of Leptolyngbya sp. 'hensonii' DNA encodes the following proteins:
- a CDS encoding sugar transferase, with amino-acid sequence MTAESQFISGKKIRAVVKRHFQPLPLANLDADFYKRLFDIVFSSAVLVLFSPVYLLLVLLIALTSRGSIFYVQERIGRNHKPFDCIKFRTMVANADEILSEMMETSPHLRQEFEDSFKLKHDPRVTWIGQFLRVTSLDEFPQFWNVLKGDMSVVGPRPLVEQELPKYGKYIDKILTIRPGITGLWQVSGRNDIPYHRRVQIDLYYVNCWNFWMDLWIILKTIRVVLFPKNNGAY; translated from the coding sequence ATGACTGCCGAAAGCCAATTCATTTCGGGCAAGAAAATTAGGGCTGTTGTAAAGCGTCATTTTCAGCCCCTGCCACTTGCAAATCTGGACGCTGATTTCTATAAACGCTTGTTCGATATTGTATTTTCTTCAGCCGTTCTGGTTCTATTTTCTCCAGTTTACCTGCTTCTGGTTCTTCTCATAGCCCTCACCTCTAGGGGGTCCATCTTCTATGTGCAGGAGCGCATTGGTAGGAATCACAAGCCATTCGATTGCATTAAATTCCGGACGATGGTTGCCAATGCCGATGAAATTCTATCTGAGATGATGGAAACTTCACCCCATCTCAGACAAGAGTTCGAAGATAGCTTTAAACTCAAACACGACCCCAGAGTGACCTGGATCGGTCAATTTCTGAGGGTGACAAGCCTGGACGAATTTCCTCAGTTTTGGAATGTCTTGAAAGGAGATATGAGTGTCGTTGGTCCACGGCCCTTAGTAGAACAGGAGCTACCCAAATACGGCAAGTACATTGATAAAATCTTGACAATTCGACCGGGCATTACAGGATTGTGGCAAGTGTCTGGACGCAACGATATCCCTTACCACCGCCGAGTTCAGATTGATCTCTACTACGTCAACTGCTGGAACTTTTGGATGGATCTCTGGATTATTCTTAAAACAATCAGAGTGGTTCTTTTTCCAAAGAACAATGGTGCATACTGA
- a CDS encoding glycosyltransferase, which translates to MKLNYALVHEWLTPEATGGSELVVQEILKYVDADLYALIDFESTNPESYLFKRHIGTTFLQHFPLARKGVQKYLPLLPIAIEQLDLRGYDVILSSSHAVAKGVLTGPDQLHICYCYTPMRYAWDLTFDYLNNSRAGQGLPGILTRYLMHPLRQWDTISANRVDYFIAISKIVAKRIWRCYRREAVVIYPPVDTARFPLQPEKQDFYLTVSRLVSYKKVDLIVEAFNDLKRPLIVIGNGPELPRLRQLANDNVQILGWQPNSAVEDYMANAKAFVYAAYEDFGIAPVEAQACGTPVIALGAGGTLETVRDFNRHPDFSTGVLFPVQSKVSLIEAVEHFEANHSAFHPDQIRIHANSFDREVFKEKYLAFLEHCCEEFWSRTSN; encoded by the coding sequence GTGAAACTCAACTATGCCCTTGTTCATGAATGGCTAACCCCTGAAGCAACTGGTGGTTCAGAATTGGTCGTGCAGGAAATTCTGAAGTATGTTGATGCAGATCTATATGCTCTGATTGACTTTGAATCCACCAATCCTGAAAGTTACTTGTTCAAACGCCACATCGGCACTACGTTTTTGCAGCATTTCCCCCTAGCTCGCAAAGGGGTACAAAAGTATTTACCCCTCTTGCCTATAGCGATCGAGCAGTTAGATTTACGAGGATATGATGTTATCCTTTCCTCGTCCCATGCTGTTGCTAAAGGAGTTTTGACCGGCCCTGATCAACTGCATATCTGCTACTGCTATACCCCTATGCGCTACGCATGGGATCTGACCTTTGACTATTTGAACAATAGTCGGGCTGGTCAGGGTCTGCCAGGAATCCTCACTCGCTACTTAATGCATCCTTTAAGGCAGTGGGATACAATCAGCGCCAATCGTGTTGATTACTTTATTGCCATATCAAAAATAGTCGCAAAGCGGATTTGGAGATGTTATCGACGAGAGGCCGTAGTCATTTACCCCCCAGTTGACACTGCTCGATTTCCATTACAGCCAGAGAAGCAAGACTTCTATCTCACAGTCTCACGATTAGTCAGCTACAAAAAAGTTGATCTGATCGTGGAAGCATTTAACGACCTGAAGCGTCCTTTAATTGTGATTGGCAATGGCCCTGAATTGCCCCGATTGCGTCAGTTGGCCAACGACAACGTTCAGATCTTAGGTTGGCAACCCAACTCTGCTGTAGAGGACTATATGGCTAATGCCAAAGCTTTTGTATACGCAGCTTACGAAGACTTCGGGATTGCCCCCGTTGAAGCCCAGGCCTGTGGCACGCCTGTCATAGCCTTGGGAGCTGGTGGAACCTTGGAAACCGTTCGGGACTTTAATCGTCATCCCGATTTTAGTACTGGAGTTCTATTTCCGGTTCAATCAAAAGTTTCCTTGATAGAGGCAGTAGAGCACTTTGAAGCCAATCATTCTGCCTTTCATCCTGATCAAATCAGAATCCATGCGAATTCTTTTGATCGAGAAGTTTTCAAAGAAAAATATCTGGCTTTTTTAGAGCACTGTTGTGAAGAGTTTTGGTCTAGGACCTCAAACTGA